In Marinobacter salinisoli, the DNA window CCAGAATCCTTGGCATAACCATCCACTCCCTGTGGGTTCATTCAGTGCCACGGCAGTATAACGGACCCAGACAGCAACGCGGAGATGCCCCGTTGTATTTGAGCCATTGAATATTTAGGACTACCTTTTAAGAGTTAATTGGCATTGTGCCAAGGATCACACCGTGGCCTGTTCAGCGGGACGTTGAATGCCCGGCCATACGGGCTACATCGAGTGGCGGTAGGTTTCAGTAGTCAAACGAAAGATAGGGACAGTCGATGAACGAAAAAATATGGAGTGTGAGTGGTGCGTTATTGGTTTCCGTTGCCTTGTCAGCCTGTGGAGGCGGCGGCGGCGGAGGCTCCGGCAGTGGTGGTGGCGGCACTGGTGGAAGCGGAGGATCAGGTACCCCGGAACTGGTGGACGGGGAGCTGAGATTCGAGAATGAAACCGACAACTTCAAGAACTACCAGAACCCCGATGCGGATGCCCGCCAGGATGCCTGCGATCGCAGCGATTATTACCTTGAATCGGACAATTTCATGGTTTACGTCGACACAGGCCAGACGTACTCGAAAGACGATTTGAGAACAGCCGCGACCAAAGCCCAGAACGCGATGGATGCCATCCTGCCCCGGTTTGGCATGACCTGGTCGGATTTCTACGCCATGAAGCGGATCATCAGTTTCAGTGACATTGACCAGTTCGCGATTGAAGCCAGTCAGCTTGGCTTGCCCACCAGTGAACTTGCCCAGTATTTCCCGGGCATTCCCGATGGGACCGAAACGGAGCAGCAAGCGTTTATTTACAACGCACTGGTCGACGAGGAAACGCCCGCTAACGTTCGCACCACAATAGACACGTTCATTGCAGACAATTCCAGTGAAACGTCGCCCCTGACGGCGATCACACCGATTCACGATAAGATCCAGATCTGCGCGACGACCAGCGACCGGATCGCGAGATCCTCCACCAGTGGCCTCAAGATTGCGCCGTCCTACTCCGACGAGAACTACCGGCACGAATCAACACACCTGATCATTAACCAGGTCTCGAAGTTCCCTGCATTCTGGGCCTTAGAAGGCCAGACCCACCTGATTCTGGAGGGCGGGCCTGCCTCCGTAGAGGATGTAGCCAGTATCCGTAACAGCATCATCGGTACCGATGAGTCCGAACCCGGCCGAGAAAATATCAACCGATTCAAAGAGGCTTACCTGGCGCTTTCCGCACGAACCAATAACGATATTGGCAAGGTGATGGATTGGCACCGGGATTCCATGAAAATCAAGGCCGAGTGGTTAACGACTAATGACGGAACCAGCATTATCATCAGTGACGACGAGCGAATAGCAGGGGTAAAGGAAGCTTTCGGCATCGTGATGGGATTCGGCTACGACGAGTTCTTCGATGACCTGAGCAACCCGTAAGCTGCAGGAAAAGAAAAAGGCCGGTGGTTTACCTCCGGCCTTTTTAGTTGCGAGTCTGCGTTAGCGTTCGGTTAACCAATCCCTTGTCAAACTCGCCTGATCCGATAAACCTCAGACCGACATCACTGATCCAGCAGTTCTATCCAATGCTGAACCGGCACCTTGGCCTTGGTTTCCAGATGCATCTGGCAGCCAACGTTGGCGGTGACGATGCGATCCGGATTGTCCACGGTCAGGGCTTCCAGTTTGTTGCTCAGTAATTGCTGACTCATTTCGGGCTGAAGTACCGAGTAGGTTCCGGCCGATCCGCAGCACAGGTGTTTGTCTTTGGTCTGGGCCAGATCAACGCCGGCCTTGGCCAGCACCTGCTCTACCACACCGTTCTGCTTCATGGCGTGCTGCAAGGTGCACGGGCAGTGGAACGCCACCTTGCCCGGGCTCTGGCGGATCTTGAGTTTGTCCAGATCCTGCTGCAGCAGGAACGCGCCGATATCGGTGCACAGCTCACTGACTTTCCTGGCCTTGTCTTTGTAGGCCGGATCATCTTTGAGCAGGTGGCCGTAATCCTGAACCATGGCACCGCAGCCAGAGGCAGTCATGATGATGGCCTCGGCCCCGGCTTCGATGGCTGGCCACCAGGCATCAATGTTCTGGCGCATGCGCGCCAGGCCCAGCTCGTGCTCGGACAGATGGTAATTCACCGCCCCGCAACAACCGGCCTCCGGCGCCTCCACCATGGTGATACCAAGCTTGTCGAGCACCCTTGCCGCCGCTGCGTTGGTGTTGGGCGTGGCAGCGGGTTGGGCGCAGCCAGCCAGCGCCAGCACCTTGCGGTCATGACTGGCCGCCGGCCAGGGACTGGCCTCTTTTTTGGGGGGCACTTTGGTGCGCAGTTTGCTCGGCAGAACCGGACTGAAGAACTGCCCGAGCCTGAGCAGGACCCCAAACAGTTTCGGGTTCGGAATAACCCGGCCCAGGGCCCAGCGCATCCACTTGTCCCCGGCCGAACGCGGCAGCTCCTTTTCCATCAGGCCGCGGCTGATATCCACCAGCCGGCCATACTGAACCCCTGACGGACAGGTGGTTTCACAGCTTCGACAGGTCAGGCAGCGGTCCAGGTGCTCCCGGGTTTTCTCGGTGACCTCCTGCCCTTCCAGGAACATCTTCATGAGGTAGATTCGACCCCGGGGGCCATCACGCTCGTCGTTCAGCTCCTGATACGTCGGGCAGGTCGCGGTGCAGAATCCGCAGTGCACACAGGCGCGCAGGATGGACTCAGCCTCCTGTCCTTCGGGAGTATTGGCGAATTGTTGAACGAGATTAGTTTGCATCTTACTCCTGCTCTTACAGCCAGCTATATAGACGTCCGGGATTGAAGATATTGTCCGGATCGAACGCGTTTTTTACCCGGCGCTGAATGCCCTTCAGGGCCTCCGGCTGGTGGTGCATCACCTCACCGGAACGGTCACCGCCCCGGAACAGGCTCACCTGTCCGCCGGCCGCGCGCGCCAGGGGCTCAAGATCTCCCTGTTCGGCCTGCCCACGATACCAGCGCTGGGCACCGGCCCAATCCAGCAACCATGGCCCGTCCAGTTTCGGATTGGCGGCCGTTGAACCGACCGAGAAACGCCAGAGGGGCTGGTCATCGCCCGCGAAGAAGTCATGCCGCAGATCCTGAATCTGCTGCCACAGGGCATCGCCCTGCTCCAGAACCTCGCCAGACCACTTTTCAGCGGTGGCCTCTACGGCCGAACGGGCGCCAGACAGGCGCAGGTACACTTTGCCGTCCACCCAGCAAGCACCGGTGATCGGTTTGGGTTCTGCCGAGCGCCGATTCATGTATTCAACGGCCTCATCGATGTCCATGTCCTGAACGAGGGTCATGGCGGCGGCAGGTTTGGGCATCACCTTCAGGCTGATTTCAGTCATCACGCCCAGGGTGCCCATGGCGCCGGCCTGAAGCCGGGAAACATCGTAACCGGCCACGTTTTTCATCACCTGGCCACCGAAACGCAGGTGCTCGCCTTTGCCGTTAAGCAACCTGACTCCCAGCACCTGGTCACGCACCGAACCGGCCCAGGGTCGCGCCGGACCCGAAAGGTTCGTGGCGAAGGTGCCGCCGATGGTGGACGCCTCACCCAGATGGGGAGGCTCGAAATGGAGCGCCTGCCCTTCCTCGGCCAGAGCGGCTTCAATCTCCCGCAGGGTGGTGCCGGCCCGCACGGTCAGTACCAGCTCCACGGGATGGTACTCGACGATGCCGGTGTGCTCGCCCACGTTGAGCGTTCCTGCATCCGGGTCGGACTCGCGTCCCATAAAGGCCTTGGTATGGCCACCGACGATGTTGAGCTTTTGCCCGCTGTCCCGGGCCTTGAGAACCTGTTCTTGCAACTGTTTGGAAATATCAGCCATGGGCGGCTTCCGTTTGTTCGTGCTTGTGTTGTTTGTGTTCGAGAGACCGGTATTCCTGGCAGAACCTGAGGGCAGGCACGCCCTTACCCGGGTTCAGAATACCGGCGGGGTCGAAGGCAGCTTTTACGTCATGGAACTGCTGCAGTTCCTCGTCGTTGAACTGAACGGCCATCTGGCGGATTTTCTCCACACCAACACCGTGTTCACCGGTAATGCAACCGCCCACTTCCACACAGAGATTCAGGATGCTGCTGCCAAACGCCTCGGTACGTTCGAATTCGCCGGGCACGTTGGCATCGAACAGAATCAGCGGGTGCAGGTTGCCGTCACCGGCATGGAAAACATTGGCAACCCGGAGCCCGAACTCCTCGGACATTTCTTCCATCTTGGTCAGCACATTGGCCAGTTCACGGCGCGGTATGGTGCCATCCATGCAGTAGTAGTCAGGTGATATCCGGCCGACCGCGGGGAAGGCGGACTTACGCCCTTTCCAGAGCAGCGCCCGCTCCTCTTCGCTTTGGGAGGTGCGCACCGAGGTTGCACCGAACTTGCGAAACACCTCTTCGGCCTCGGCGATGTGCTCATCCACCTCTTCTTCGGTGCCATCCACTTCGCACAGCAACAGCGCCTTTGCCTCGCGCGGGTACCCGGCCTTGGCAAAATCATCAGCAGCAACAATGGCATGCCCGTCCATCATCTCCAGACCACCGGGAATGATGCCGTGGGAAATCACGCCGCCTACCGCGTCGCCGCCGTTCTGCACGCTGTCGAAACCGGCCATCACCACCCGGGCCACCTCCGGTTTCGGCAGCAGTTTGACCTTCACTTCGGTGACCACGCCCAGCAAGCCTTCGGAGCCGGTCACCAGCGCCAGCAAGTCCATCCCACAGGCATCCAGGCCATCACTGCCAAGGGTGACGATGTCGCCCTCAGCGGTCACCATCTCAACGCTCAGCAGGTTGTGCACGGTCAGCCCATATTTCAGGCAGTGCACGCCACCGGAGTTCTCTGCCACATTGCCACCAATGGTGCAGGCAATCTGGGACGAAGGATCGGGGCCGTAATACAACCCGAACTGGGCGGCTTCTTCACTGATGGCAAGGTTACGCACGCCCGGCTGAAGCCGTGCGGTTCGGGCCAGTGGGTCGATTTCCATGATGCGGTTGAACTTCGCCAGCGACAGCACCACCCCCTCTTTGTGGGGCATGGCTCCGGCGCTGAGACCAGTGCCGGCACCGCGGGCCACCACTGGCACCTGGTGTTCGTTACAAATGCGCATCACCCGCTGCACCTGCTCCACCGTTTCCGGCAGCACCACCAGCAACGGCATCTCGCAGTACATCGACATGCCATCACATTCGTAGGGCTTCTTGGTTTCTTCATCGGTGATGACGTAGCGCGGGTCAATAAACGACCGGAACTGCTCCGCCAGCTCGGATTTGCTGACTGTCGGCTTGGTAGTCATAACACTCTCGGGGATTGTGTTGCGTTGAATAATGCCGGGGGACGTCACCGGGGCGCCCGGGCGTCAGCCACGGGCACCCCGGTATGACAGGCATCAGGCGCGTTTGGTTTCAAAGTGGTCAATGCCGGCCTGGGCACAGTCCATGTCCTGCTGGGGCGTACCCGAGCTGATGCCGATGCCGCCAACCACTTCGCCACCAACGGCCACCGGTAGTCCACCGCCGACCGAACTGATGCGGCCGCCCACTTCGGTATGAATCCCGAACGCAAGACTGCCCGGCACATTGACCTTGTTGTAGTCGTGCGTCGCTTTTCTGGCCGCAGCGGCGGTGAATGCCTTGTCCTGGGCGATGGTAATGCTGGTCACCTTGCCGCCGTCCATCCGCTCGAAAGCGATCAGGTTGCCGGACTCGTCGACCACCGCAATACACATGGGCACGCCAATTTCCCTGGCCTTGTTAGCTGCGCCCTCAATCAGGATCCGGGCGTCGTCCAGATCCAACCGTTTAACCGTCAACATAGTCAAATACTCCTCTTAAAAATCAGCCATAAACCTGATTGGGCAGCCAGGTCACGATGCCCGGAATCAGGATGCACATAAACAACCCGAAGGCCTGGATCGCCAGGAACACCAGGGAAGATTTGAAGATTGTACCCATGGAAATTTCCGGCGGACACACACCACGGATATAAAACAGCGCGTAACCAAATGGTGGACTAAGGAACGACATCTGCATATTCACCAAATAGAGCACACCGAACCAGAGCACCACATCCTCTCCGCTCACCGGCGGGAAACCCAGCAGCCCGGGGAATTCCAGGGCTTCGACAATCGGTATAAAGATAGGGACGGCCAGCAGCAGAATGCCAACCCAGTCCAGGAACATGCCCAGAATCACCAGCAGCACCATCAGCAGGAACAGGATGCCGTAGGCCGAAAGGCCGGTGCCAAGAATGGCGTCGGTGACAAACTGCTGCCCACCCTGAAGGATGTAAAAGCCGACGAACACCGAGGCACCGAACATGATCCACAGCACCATCGCCGACGCCTTGGCGGTGGTCACCGAGGCCTCACGCAGACCACTGATGGAGAACTTGCCGTGCATCAGCGCCACCACGATAGCCCCGAATGAGCCGATACCCGCAGCCTCCACCGGTGTCGCAATGCCGCCGAACAGTAGCCCGAGCACCAGGCCCACCAGAATCAGGGGGGCAATCAACCCGCGCAGCAGTATCAGTTTCTCCCGCAGGGAAATACGCTCTTCCACCGGCACCGGCGGCCCCAGCTTCGGATTGAGCCAGCTGCGCACCAACACATAGGTGATGTACAAACCAGACAACAACAGGCCTGGCAACACCGAGCCCAGGTAGAGTTCGCCCACCGATTGCTGGGCAACGACCGCGTACAGGATGGCAAGAATGGACGGCGGAATCAGAATGCCCAGGGTGCCCCCGGCCATGATCGAGCCCAGCGCGATCTTGTGGTCATACCCGCGCTTGAGCATCGCCGGCAGGGCAATAATCCCCATGGTGACAACCGCGGCACCGATAACCCCTACCATGGCGGCCAGGATGGTCGACGCCAGAATGGTTGCCGTGGCAAGGCCACCGCTCAGGCCACCCATCCACTTGTAGACCACGCTGAACATTTCCTCGATCAGGCCGGCCCGCTCCAGCATGGCGGCCATGAAGATGAACAGCGGAATAGCCGCCAGATCGGAGTTGGTCATCATTGGGAAGATCCGGCTGGGCACGATGTTCAGCATCAGCGAATCGCCCACCAGATAAATGAACATGACCCCGAGACCACCGGTCACGAAGGCCAGCGGCAACCCCATCATCAGGGCCACCGCCAGCGAGCCGAACATCAGGTAGGTCAACGGACCGATTTCAACGCCCGACAGGCTGCCCGCCAGCTTGAACAGGAATTTCTCGTCACTGAACGGGTCGTAGAAAAGAATGTTGATCAGTTCCACACAGAGCACAAACGCCATCGCCGCTGTGCCCAGAATCATTAGCCAGGTACCCAGCTTCCCCCAGAGGTTGCTGCCCGGCGCGGTTGCGAGTTCACTGCTCATGCGTTGCGCTCCTGGCCCAGTCGGTTGAAAAGAACAATGTCCTTGATCAGCTTGGAAATTCCCGCCAGCAACAGCAGCAGAGAGCCAAGCACCATCATGCCCTTAACCGGCCAGTACTGTATGCCCCAGGTCTCCACCGTGGTTTCGTTCATGGAGTAGGAGTTCTGGAAGAAGGTCCAGGAAGTAATCAGAAGGATCATGGCGAACATGAAGAAGAACAGCGAGGTAAAGATATCCATGCCGACCCGGCCGCGCACCGGCAGCAGGTTGTAAAGCACATCCACCCGAACATGGGCACCGTGCAACAGAGCAAAGCCACCTGCCAGCAGGTATTGCATACCCAGCAACAGGAAGCTGGCCTCATGCACCCAGATGGTCGGCATGTTGAACAGATACCGCATGACCACTTCGAAGAAGTAAAACACCACCGCGTTGATGGTCCAGAAAGACACAAAGACACCGGATTTCTCGCAAATCCAGTCAACCGCCCTGGTAAACCAGTTACCTTCGAAGTGAAGCGACAACAGAGGATCCTCTTCCTCTGCCTGAATTTCCGCTGGTGTCTTGTCCGGCACGCTTTCCGCGCCGCCATGACCGCTACTCCACTTGTCCCAGGCCATCATGATCAGAGGCATCACCGCCAGCCAGCCCCAATACAACCAGTGCGGCAACACAAATCCGAAGCCTTCAAGATTTGACATGTTGTTGCTACCTCAGCCACAAAAGAGGGAAGGTGGGCTGCGTCCTTCCGGAGCAGCGCCGCTCCTTCCCTATCGATTATTGTTATTGATCCGAAGGGTTATTTACCCTCCACACCCTCTAGATCAGACTCGTCGATATAACCGACGGTGTCGTTCATCATGTATTCCAGCTGCATGTCGAAAATCGCGCGGGCATCATCGTCTTTGTTTGCCCAGCGATACCAAACCGGAATGGCAGCACGACGGAACTCCTCCAGATCTTCCTGGCTCAGGCGGCTGACGGTATCGCCGGCTTCCTTGAACTTCTCCATCGCCTCAATGTTGCGCTTCTGGATGGTCAGGTAATGCTTCTGGGAGTAGTTGCGCACTTCGTCTTCCACCAGCTGCTGGAGTTTCGGATCCAGTGCTTTCCACGCCCGCAGGTTGACGGTCAGGTCCATCAGGTCCACGGGCTGGTAAATGGACATCACGCCGGGAGGCCCGAACAGAATGTAATCGGTCACCTGGGAAAAACCGAGTTCCCAGTTCACCGCCGGTCCGACGTAGTCGGCCGCATCAATGGTGCCTTTTTCCAGCGCCGGGAAGATGTCGGAACCCGGCAGGCTCACCGTGGACACACCGAATTGCTGGAACACCTCGGCCACCATGCCGCCGGGCACACGGATCTTCATGCCCTTGAGGTCAGCGAGGCTGCTAACCGGCTGCTTGGAGTGAATAATGTTGGCGTCGTGCTGAATCGGGCCAACGTAGAAGAGCCCGAACTTTTCGTAAATTTCGCGGGTTTTTTCCAGCATCCCCATGGAGTAGAACATGGTGTCCCACTGGTGGGGCTGGTCCGGGCCGGCCGGATAAGAAGACAGGAAGACCGTGGCCGGAATTTTACCCGACCAGTACAGGGTGAACGGGTTCATACCCTGCAACACACCATTGCGCACCGCATCGAACAAGGCGTTGTTGTCTGCCGCCACGGCCTTGGCCGGGAACGGCTTGAAAATCAGTTCACCACCGGACTTTTCCTCAATGCTCTGACACCATTCCTCAAACAGCTCATAGCCTACGGTGCCTGCATCCCAGACGGACTGAATTTTCCAGGTGGTCGCCGCCTGTGCCTGCCCACTGCCCAGCAGCATGGCGCCCGCCATGGACAGTCCGAGGGCCGCGGTTTTCAAAAAGCTTCGGCGAGGCGGTGCCTCCGCCTGGTCACGCGTGGTCCACGTTACTTGGTTGGGTTTCATTGCCACATCTCCGTTAGCGTTGTTTTTATCTCTGTCGGATCAACGCCGGCGCGATGCATTGCAACTGCCGACATTAGAAAGATATTCGTCATCAATCGGGTTTTCGTCCAGTCCGCCGGGCACTGGTCAGACCACTTTTTCGACGCCCGAAAATGGACGATTTCCCTGAAATCAGCCATAGTTACAGCGCTCTGGCCCGGATATAAAACAACAAAACCGGCTGACCGATGATCGAATTACTGGTCAGACCAGCACGCAACAACGGGATTTGTCATGGCTATTTCCCAGGAAATTTCTTACCGACTCGAACGGCTCATCCTTGATGGCGGACTCGCCCCGGGGCAAAAAATCCCATCGGAGCGCCAACTCTCCATGCGATTGGGTGTGTCACGCTCGGTGATTCGTGAAGCCCTGCACGAACTGCAGGGGCGCGGCGTGATTGAAACCCGGCATGGCAAAGGTTCCTTTGTGGCCAGCATGGTGCCCGAACCGGAGGAACTCGATAACCAGAGCCCGCTGATGCACCTGTATGAAGGCCACCCCCGTACCCTGTACGACCTGCTGGAAGTGAGGGAACAACTGGAGGGTCAGGCCGCCTTCCTGGCCGCCCAACGCGCCACCCGACTGGATAAGCACCGGATCACCAAGGCCTTTCAGGCGCTTGAAGCGACCGACCCTCTGAGCAACGCCCGGCCAGACCACAACTTTCACCTGGCCATTGTCGAGGCGTCCCACAACCCGGTGCTGGTGCACGTGCTCAGCGGCCTGAAGAACATGATGCTGATGACGGTTCAGGCGTCGGTCGCCAACCTTAATCCGCGGCAGGAGATGCGCGGGCAGATCGCCCGTCAGCACAAGCAACTCTATAATGCGATTCTGGCCGGGAAAGCCAACGCGGCCCAGAAAGCAGCCGTTGCTCATGTACGTTTTGTGAGCAATGCTATGAAAAAGTTGGAAATGGAAGGACGCGAAGTGATCCGAATACCCATTCCGAAAATCAGTCCGGATCAGCAACACTTGACAAGCCTCTGAGCCAATTGTGGCGCGGGATTGGCCGGAATGACGAAGCCTGTAGGGACGGGCCCTGCAGCGGGGTTCTGAAACAAAACCCTGCACAACAGGTCTTGATTTCTATTAACTCAGTCCGTAAAACATGCGGCTTTTACTGACAGCTTCAGGAGCTACCCATGGCGGACCAAGCGCCTTTGATCTGCAGGGATATTTATAAAACCTTCGACAAACTTGAAGTTTTGAAGGGCGTTTCCCTCGAAACCCGCAAAGGAGACGTTGTCTCCCTGATTGGAAGTTCGGGTTCCGGAAAAAGTACTTTCCTGCGGTGCATCAACCTACTTGAAACACCCACCTCCGGCGACATTATCGTGCACGGTGACCCAATCCGGTTCACCGAGAACCGTCGCGGAGAGCGTATCCCCGCGGACAACCGGCAGGTGGAACAAATTCGCTCGAAACTGTCCATGGTGTTCCAGAGCTTCAATCTCTGGTCTCACATGACAGTCCTGGAGAACATCATTGAAGCACCGATTAACGTGCTCAAGGTTCCCAAGAAAGAGGCGATCGAACGCGCAGAGGCCTACCTCCAGAAGGTAGGCATCTATGAGCGTAAGGACTACTACCCCGCCCAGATGTCCGGCGGTCAGCAGCAGCGTGCAGCCATTGCCCGTGCTCTCGCAATGGAGCCCGAAGTAATGCTGTTCGACGAGCCGACATCCGCCCTGGACCCTGAGCTGGTTGGTGAAGTCCTGAAGGTCATGCAGAGCCTGGCCGAGGAAGGCCGGACCATGATCGTGGTGACCCACGAAATGGCTTTTGCAAGGGATGTGTCAACGCAGGTCCTATATTTGCATCAAGGCGTGATCGAGGAACAAGGCACCCCTGACAAGGTGTTTGATAACCCGGATTCCGAACGAATGAAGCAGTTCCTTGCTCCCAAGTTCTGAGTCACGGTGCTATCTTGATCTCGAGCTTCAGTGCGAAGTTTTCATAAGAAATAAGCCGAAAAGGCAGACCACTAGGAGAAGTGACACATGAAAAAACTGTTTGTTGCAGCGAGCTGTGCCCTGGCCATGGCGGCCGGTTCGGTTCAGGCCAAAGACTGGAAGGAAGTCCGCATCGCATTCGACGTGCCTTACGCACCGTTCGAATACAAAGATGAAAACGGCGAACTGACCGGCTTCGAAGTCGAACTGGCGGAAGCCATGTGCGAAGAGATGAAAGCCGACTGCGAATTCGTTATCCAGGCTTGGGACGGCATGATTCCGGGACTGCTGGCGCGTAAGTTCGACGCCATCATGTCTTCCATGTCCATCACTCCCGAGCGTGCTGAGCGCGTTCTGTTCTCCGAGCCGTACTACAACACTCCGGGTGGCTGGTTCGGCCGCACCGACTTCGACACCGACGTAACCGACATGGATGCCATGAAGGGTAAGACCGTTGGCGTTCAGCGCGGCACCACCATGGACACCTTCGTTACTGAAGAAATGGGTGGCGTGGTCACCATCAAGCGTTACACCACCGCTGACGACATGGTTCTGGACCTCGAAGGTGAGCGTCTGGACGTGGTCTTCGTTGACTACCCGGTTGGTGAGCAGACCATCCTGAGCAAGGACGGTTTCAAGGAAGTTGGCGAGCCGGTCAAGCTGGGTGAAGGCGTGGGCGTTGCTATGCGTCAGCGCGACAAAGACCTGGCCGGCAAAGTAAACGCCGCCCTGAAGAAGCTGAAGAACGATGGCACCTACGACACCATCATGAACAAATACTTCAGTTACGATATCAAGATGTAAACCTCCAGGGGTGGCTTAGGCCACCCCTGACCTACCGGACTATTCCATGCTCGATCTGAAAGGCTATGGCCCGGCTCTATTAGAAGGGGCCATTGTTACCGTTGAACTGGCCTTCCTCTCCCTTGCCCTGGCGTTATTCATTGGCTTGATAGGTGCGTCCTCCAAGCTCTCTGGTAACCCGGTCGCGAGAGGCGTTGCAACGGCGTACACAACCCTTATCCGTGGTGTTCCCGACCTCGTCATGATGCTGCTGTTCTATTACGGCGGTCAGGTGGCGGTGAACAACCTGTCGGATTTCCTCTGGGACGCCTACGAGATTGATTTCTTTTTCCAGTTCAATCCGTTTATTTCCGGCGTTGTCACCATTGGCCTGATCTTTGGCGCCTACATGACCGAGACCTTCCGCGGTGCTTTCCTGGCGGTCGACAAGGGCCAGATTGAAGCGGCCAAGGCGTACGGATTTAGCCGCTGGCACACCTTCCGGCGGATCATGTTCCCGCAGATGCTGCGCCACGCCCTCCCCGGCCTGGGCAACAACTGGCAGGTACTGCTGAAAACCACGGCACTGGTATCGATTATTGGCCTGACCGACATGGTTCGGGTTGCCGAGGAAGCGGCCAAGGCCGAGCGCATGCCGTTCCACTTTTTCATTCCTGTGGCGGCCGTATACCTGCTGCTGACAGCCGGCTCTGAGCTGTTCATCAAGTGGCTCGACAAGCGCGCGAATGCCGGCGTGGTTAAAGGGGGATAAGACGTGCCTGAATTTATTGCCGAGTGGCTGAATCAAAACGAAATTTTCACGGCCATGACCATGATGGAATACTGGAATGGTCTGGTCAGTACTGTACAGTTGGTGTTCCTGTCCCTGCTGATTGGTCTGGTGATGGCCGTCCCGCTGGCCATCATGCGCACCAGCAAGAACCCGATGGTTTCCGGCCCGGTCTGGCTCTATACCTACATCTTCCGTGGGACACCGCTGCTGATCCAGCTGTACATCATCTACTACGGTATTGCGCAGATCCCGGGCATTCAGGAAACCTTCTGGTGGGACATCTTCAAGGAGCCGTTCTACCCGGCCTTGCTGGCCTTCACCCTGAATACCGCCGCGTACACCACTGAGATCATTCGCGGTGCCATCAACGCCACCCCCAATGGCGAAATCGAAGCCGCCAAGGCCTACGGCATGAGCTGGT includes these proteins:
- a CDS encoding ABC transporter permease yields the protein MLDLKGYGPALLEGAIVTVELAFLSLALALFIGLIGASSKLSGNPVARGVATAYTTLIRGVPDLVMMLLFYYGGQVAVNNLSDFLWDAYEIDFFFQFNPFISGVVTIGLIFGAYMTETFRGAFLAVDKGQIEAAKAYGFSRWHTFRRIMFPQMLRHALPGLGNNWQVLLKTTALVSIIGLTDMVRVAEEAAKAERMPFHFFIPVAAVYLLLTAGSELFIKWLDKRANAGVVKGG
- the dctP gene encoding TRAP transporter substrate-binding protein DctP, with product MKPNQVTWTTRDQAEAPPRRSFLKTAALGLSMAGAMLLGSGQAQAATTWKIQSVWDAGTVGYELFEEWCQSIEEKSGGELIFKPFPAKAVAADNNALFDAVRNGVLQGMNPFTLYWSGKIPATVFLSSYPAGPDQPHQWDTMFYSMGMLEKTREIYEKFGLFYVGPIQHDANIIHSKQPVSSLADLKGMKIRVPGGMVAEVFQQFGVSTVSLPGSDIFPALEKGTIDAADYVGPAVNWELGFSQVTDYILFGPPGVMSIYQPVDLMDLTVNLRAWKALDPKLQQLVEDEVRNYSQKHYLTIQKRNIEAMEKFKEAGDTVSRLSQEDLEEFRRAAIPVWYRWANKDDDARAIFDMQLEYMMNDTVGYIDESDLEGVEGK
- a CDS encoding ABC transporter ATP-binding protein, which encodes MADQAPLICRDIYKTFDKLEVLKGVSLETRKGDVVSLIGSSGSGKSTFLRCINLLETPTSGDIIVHGDPIRFTENRRGERIPADNRQVEQIRSKLSMVFQSFNLWSHMTVLENIIEAPINVLKVPKKEAIERAEAYLQKVGIYERKDYYPAQMSGGQQQRAAIARALAMEPEVMLFDEPTSALDPELVGEVLKVMQSLAEEGRTMIVVTHEMAFARDVSTQVLYLHQGVIEEQGTPDKVFDNPDSERMKQFLAPKF
- a CDS encoding FCD domain-containing protein; protein product: MAISQEISYRLERLILDGGLAPGQKIPSERQLSMRLGVSRSVIREALHELQGRGVIETRHGKGSFVASMVPEPEELDNQSPLMHLYEGHPRTLYDLLEVREQLEGQAAFLAAQRATRLDKHRITKAFQALEATDPLSNARPDHNFHLAIVEASHNPVLVHVLSGLKNMMLMTVQASVANLNPRQEMRGQIARQHKQLYNAILAGKANAAQKAAVAHVRFVSNAMKKLEMEGREVIRIPIPKISPDQQHLTSL
- a CDS encoding transporter substrate-binding domain-containing protein — encoded protein: MKKLFVAASCALAMAAGSVQAKDWKEVRIAFDVPYAPFEYKDENGELTGFEVELAEAMCEEMKADCEFVIQAWDGMIPGLLARKFDAIMSSMSITPERAERVLFSEPYYNTPGGWFGRTDFDTDVTDMDAMKGKTVGVQRGTTMDTFVTEEMGGVVTIKRYTTADDMVLDLEGERLDVVFVDYPVGEQTILSKDGFKEVGEPVKLGEGVGVAMRQRDKDLAGKVNAALKKLKNDGTYDTIMNKYFSYDIKM
- a CDS encoding ABC transporter permease — encoded protein: MPEFIAEWLNQNEIFTAMTMMEYWNGLVSTVQLVFLSLLIGLVMAVPLAIMRTSKNPMVSGPVWLYTYIFRGTPLLIQLYIIYYGIAQIPGIQETFWWDIFKEPFYPALLAFTLNTAAYTTEIIRGAINATPNGEIEAAKAYGMSWFMRMRRIILPSAARRAVQAYSNEVIFMLHSSAIASVVTIVDLTGAARNIYSRFYAPFDAFICVALIYMVLTFMLVFAFRKLENHLLRHQRPVGGS